The Streptomyces nitrosporeus genome includes a window with the following:
- a CDS encoding HU family DNA-binding protein, whose protein sequence is MNRSELVAALADRAEVTRKDADAVLAALAETVGEVVAKGDEKVTIPGFLTFERTHRAARTARNPQTGDPINIPAGYSVKVSAGSKLKEAAKGK, encoded by the coding sequence ATGAACCGCAGTGAGCTGGTGGCCGCCCTGGCCGACCGTGCCGAGGTGACCCGCAAGGACGCCGACGCCGTTCTGGCCGCGCTCGCCGAGACCGTCGGCGAGGTCGTCGCCAAGGGCGACGAGAAGGTCACCATCCCCGGCTTCCTGACCTTCGAGCGCACCCACCGTGCCGCTCGCACCGCTCGTAACCCGCAGACCGGCGACCCGATCAACATCCCGGCCGGCTACAGCGTGAAGGTCTCCGCGGGCTCGAAGCTCAAGGAAGCCGCCAAGGGCAAGTAA